A single Campylobacter concisus DNA region contains:
- a CDS encoding FecCD family ABC transporter permease, translating to MSSKKVIFALFALLLLVLFFSLGIGRYEISYAQIFEFIRSAILNEQTSDEQGYTVFTLIRLPRVLFAVLVGAALASSGAVYQGLFKNPLVSPDILGVSSGAAVGASVAIILNFNYIGVQLSAFGCGLFAVFAVVFISSVIAKGRLNLLVMVLTGIVISSLFGALSSLIKFLADSEDKLPEVTFWLMGSLARSGGYKNLALLFCVVMICLVPLFMLRYKLNTLSFGEEEARAMGLNVKFYNIIIIIASTLLTATCVSFCGIVGWVGLVIPHIMRFVVGANFITLFPASLLGGGLFLLIVNTTSRSLMASEIPLGVITSLVGAPLFVYLLYKSKKGFA from the coding sequence TTGAGTAGTAAAAAGGTCATTTTCGCATTATTTGCGCTTCTTTTGCTGGTGCTCTTTTTTTCATTAGGTATCGGACGCTACGAGATAAGCTACGCTCAAATTTTTGAGTTTATAAGATCAGCCATTTTAAACGAGCAAACAAGCGACGAGCAAGGATATACGGTCTTTACGCTCATTCGCTTGCCAAGGGTGCTTTTTGCCGTCCTTGTCGGTGCAGCGCTTGCTAGCTCTGGAGCTGTCTATCAAGGCCTTTTTAAAAATCCTCTAGTCTCGCCTGACATCCTTGGTGTCTCAAGTGGCGCAGCTGTTGGAGCGAGCGTGGCTATCATCTTAAATTTTAACTACATAGGCGTGCAGCTTAGCGCCTTTGGCTGCGGTCTTTTTGCTGTTTTTGCCGTCGTTTTTATAAGCAGCGTCATCGCAAAGGGCAGGCTAAATTTACTCGTGATGGTGCTAACTGGCATCGTCATCTCATCTCTTTTTGGAGCGCTTAGCTCGCTCATAAAATTTCTAGCCGATAGCGAAGATAAGCTACCAGAAGTCACTTTTTGGCTGATGGGAAGCCTTGCAAGAAGCGGCGGATATAAAAATTTAGCTCTACTTTTTTGCGTAGTTATGATCTGCCTTGTGCCACTTTTCATGCTTCGCTATAAGCTAAATACGCTTAGTTTTGGCGAAGAAGAGGCTAGGGCGATGGGGCTAAATGTCAAATTTTACAACATCATAATAATCATCGCCTCGACACTTCTAACCGCTACTTGCGTCTCATTTTGCGGTATCGTGGGCTGGGTGGGGCTCGTCATCCCTCACATTATGCGCTTTGTCGTGGGAGCAAATTTCATCACGCTCTTTCCAGCTTCGCTGCTTGGCGGAGGGCTGTTTTTACTGATAGTTAATACCACTTCACGCAGCTTAATGGCAAGTGAGATCCCACTTGGCGTCATCACATCACTAGTTGGCGCACCTCTTTTTGTCTATCTGCTCTATAAAAGCAAAAAGGGTTTTGCGTGA
- a CDS encoding 2-oxoglutarate synthase subunit alpha, with protein MRELVSTGNALVARAAVECGCNFFGGYPITPSSEIAHELSVLLPKHGGTFIQMEDEIAGISVALGASASGAKAMTASSGPGISLKAEQIGLGFIAEIPLVIVNVMRGGPSTGLPTRVAQGDILQAKNPTHGDVNMIVLAPSSLEECYTQTVRAFNLAARFMTPVMLLLDETIGHMQARVSLPEISELEIYKRREFSGEPKEYKPYEAAADEPATLNPFFKGYHYHITGLHHGATGFPTEDGKIVEYSMNRLFNKINLHTDECEKFEEFMLEDAEICIIAFGSVALSAKQAILNLREKGLKVGLFKPLTLFPAPAKKLKEISDKFKKILVCELNLGQYSGEISKIILRDDFAKLLKANGRPISPSEIEAKIGEIYGF; from the coding sequence ATGAGAGAGCTAGTATCAACTGGAAATGCCCTAGTAGCAAGGGCTGCGGTCGAGTGCGGCTGTAACTTCTTTGGCGGATATCCGATCACTCCAAGTAGTGAGATTGCCCACGAGCTAAGCGTGCTTTTGCCAAAACATGGCGGTACATTTATACAAATGGAAGATGAGATAGCTGGGATTTCAGTAGCTCTTGGCGCAAGTGCGAGCGGTGCTAAGGCAATGACTGCTAGCTCAGGTCCAGGAATTTCACTAAAGGCTGAGCAAATAGGCCTTGGCTTTATCGCTGAGATACCACTTGTCATCGTAAATGTCATGCGTGGTGGCCCTTCAACTGGCTTGCCAACCCGCGTCGCACAAGGCGATATCTTGCAGGCTAAAAACCCAACTCATGGCGATGTAAATATGATAGTTTTGGCCCCTAGCAGCCTAGAGGAGTGCTATACGCAGACGGTTCGCGCATTTAATCTCGCAGCTAGGTTTATGACGCCAGTTATGCTGCTACTTGATGAGACGATAGGTCACATGCAAGCAAGGGTTAGTTTGCCAGAGATCAGCGAGCTAGAAATTTATAAAAGAAGAGAATTTAGTGGCGAGCCAAAAGAGTATAAGCCTTACGAGGCAGCAGCTGATGAGCCAGCCACGCTAAATCCTTTCTTTAAAGGCTATCACTACCACATAACTGGGCTTCATCACGGCGCTACTGGCTTTCCAACAGAAGATGGCAAAATAGTTGAATACTCTATGAATAGGCTGTTTAACAAGATAAATTTACACACTGACGAGTGCGAGAAATTTGAAGAGTTTATGCTCGAAGACGCTGAAATTTGTATCATCGCCTTTGGTAGTGTGGCGCTTTCGGCTAAGCAAGCGATACTAAATTTACGTGAAAAAGGGCTAAAAGTAGGGCTATTTAAGCCACTCACACTCTTTCCAGCTCCAGCTAAAAAGCTAAAAGAGATATCAGATAAATTTAAGAAAATTTTAGTCTGCGAGCTAAATTTAGGTCAATATAGTGGCGAAATTTCAAAGATCATCTTAAGAGATGACTTTGCAAAACTGCTAAAAGCAAACGGCAGACCGATAAGCCCAAGCGAGATCGAGGCGAAGATAGGAGAAATTTATGGCTTTTAA
- a CDS encoding NADP-dependent isocitrate dehydrogenase, with the protein MSDIIWTKTDEAPLFASYSLFSIVKSFLSRADISITRADISLAGRILSLFSKELGLNKADELELLGELTAHKEANIIKLPNISATLVQLKAAIEELRSKGINVPFYPDEIITDYDEEIAKKYQKVLGSAVNPVLRQGNSDRRVLPPVKEFAKKHPHSNGDWNKTNKTKICYMQKGDFYENEHSIIASKDEKFYINFISANGKKELLKELAVQSGEIVDATYLSVNELDKFYERCFEEAKKENLTLSLHLKCTMMKVSDPVIFAHAIKSYFKEVFELFDEEFKTHGVEAKNGLKDMFSKISTLKNKDEILAKFDEILSKKAKIWALNENASNFDIPNDVIIDASVPTLIRNSGKVKDRSGELNFSLCMIPDRTYARVYEACVADFKEHGALDVSSIGSVANVGLMAKKAEEYGSHDKTFITKEDGEFVVFDEAGKSVFKFSVKKGDIFRMTQAKDDAINAWFELALKRGEISKDELIFWLDNSRAHDRNLIAKFERFKEKFANAGVKFEILNYEQATTKTLSLIRAGKNIISVTGNVLRDYLTDLFPIFELGGSSKMLSVVPLLAGGAMFETGAGGTAPTLVKELKERNHLLWDSLGEFLALSASLEHLAFVKQKKEAKELSDALNRAVASYLDENKTPNATLDTRESHFYLALFWAREMAKSGGILSKVFENLANELEKSESEILKEIRQNDGASAEFGGYYMPNEAKANEVMRPSKILNQIIG; encoded by the coding sequence ATGAGTGACATTATCTGGACCAAAACTGACGAAGCACCGCTTTTTGCAAGCTACTCTCTCTTTTCTATCGTAAAGAGCTTTTTATCACGTGCTGACATTAGCATAACTAGGGCTGATATTAGCTTGGCTGGGAGAATTTTATCTCTTTTTAGCAAAGAGCTTGGGCTAAACAAGGCTGACGAGCTAGAGCTTTTGGGCGAACTGACTGCGCACAAAGAGGCAAATATCATAAAACTGCCAAACATCTCAGCCACGCTCGTTCAGCTAAAAGCAGCCATTGAGGAGCTTAGAAGCAAGGGCATAAACGTGCCGTTTTACCCAGATGAGATCATCACAGACTACGACGAAGAGATCGCTAAAAAATACCAAAAAGTGCTAGGAAGCGCGGTAAATCCAGTGCTTAGGCAAGGAAACTCAGATAGAAGAGTCTTGCCTCCGGTTAAAGAATTTGCCAAAAAACATCCTCACAGCAACGGTGACTGGAATAAGACAAATAAGACAAAAATTTGCTACATGCAAAAGGGCGATTTTTATGAGAATGAGCACTCTATTATCGCCAGTAAAGATGAGAAATTTTATATAAATTTCATAAGTGCGAATGGCAAAAAAGAGCTTTTAAAAGAGCTTGCCGTACAAAGTGGTGAGATAGTTGATGCTACATATTTAAGCGTAAACGAGCTTGATAAATTTTATGAAAGATGTTTTGAAGAGGCAAAAAAAGAGAATTTGACCTTGAGTCTGCACCTAAAATGCACGATGATGAAAGTTAGCGATCCAGTCATCTTTGCTCACGCGATAAAAAGCTATTTTAAAGAGGTTTTTGAACTATTTGACGAAGAGTTTAAAACTCACGGCGTGGAGGCTAAAAACGGTTTAAAAGATATGTTTTCTAAAATTTCAACTCTTAAAAACAAAGATGAAATTTTGGCTAAATTTGATGAAATTTTGAGCAAAAAGGCAAAAATTTGGGCGTTAAATGAAAATGCCAGTAATTTTGACATACCAAATGACGTCATAATAGACGCCTCCGTACCAACACTCATTAGAAACTCTGGCAAGGTAAAAGATAGAAGCGGCGAGCTAAATTTCTCGCTTTGCATGATCCCAGATAGAACATACGCTAGGGTTTATGAGGCTTGCGTAGCGGACTTTAAGGAGCATGGTGCGCTTGATGTAAGCAGCATAGGCAGCGTAGCAAACGTGGGGCTAATGGCTAAAAAGGCCGAGGAATACGGCAGTCACGATAAGACTTTCATCACAAAAGAGGACGGAGAATTTGTAGTTTTTGACGAAGCGGGCAAGAGCGTCTTTAAATTTAGCGTCAAAAAGGGCGACATTTTTAGGATGACGCAGGCAAAAGATGATGCGATAAATGCGTGGTTTGAGCTTGCTTTAAAAAGAGGCGAAATCTCAAAAGATGAGCTTATATTTTGGCTAGATAATAGCCGTGCTCATGATAGAAATTTGATAGCTAAATTTGAAAGATTTAAAGAGAAATTTGCTAACGCTGGCGTAAAATTTGAAATTTTAAACTACGAGCAAGCAACCACAAAAACGCTTAGCTTGATAAGAGCTGGCAAAAACATTATAAGCGTAACTGGTAACGTTTTAAGAGATTATTTAACCGATCTTTTCCCGATCTTTGAGCTAGGTGGTAGCTCAAAAATGCTCTCAGTTGTGCCGCTACTTGCTGGTGGAGCGATGTTTGAGACGGGCGCTGGTGGAACGGCCCCAACGCTTGTAAAAGAGCTAAAAGAGAGAAATCACCTACTTTGGGATAGTCTCGGCGAGTTTTTAGCGCTTAGTGCTTCGCTCGAGCATTTGGCATTTGTTAAGCAAAAAAAAGAGGCAAAAGAGCTAAGTGATGCGCTAAATAGAGCGGTTGCTAGCTATCTAGACGAAAACAAAACTCCAAATGCCACTCTTGATACTAGGGAGTCACACTTCTATCTAGCGCTATTTTGGGCAAGAGAGATGGCAAAAAGTGGTGGAATTTTGAGCAAAGTTTTTGAAAATTTAGCAAACGAGCTAGAAAAAAGTGAGAGTGAAATTTTAAAAGAGATAAGACAAAATGATGGTGCAAGCGCGGAATTTGGCGGATACTACATGCCAAATGAAGCAAAAGCAAATGAGGTCATGAGACCAAGTAAAATTTTAAATCAAATAATAGGATGA
- a CDS encoding 2-oxoacid:acceptor oxidoreductase family protein, translating into MKSQLRFVGVGGQGVILAGEILSAAKIKAGGYGVKASTYTSQVRGGPTKVDIILDEKEILYPYANEGEIDFMLATAQISYDAFKSGVKEGGAIVVEPNLVKVSDEDKKRWKIYEIPIISIAKDEVGNVITQSVVALGVAVAMSKCMDENLVCEEMLASVPAKVKEANAKAYELGLKYAKELLK; encoded by the coding sequence ATGAAGTCACAATTAAGATTTGTCGGCGTTGGCGGACAGGGCGTCATACTAGCTGGCGAGATCCTCTCAGCTGCCAAGATAAAAGCGGGCGGATACGGCGTCAAGGCCTCTACCTACACATCTCAGGTACGTGGCGGCCCAACGAAGGTTGATATCATACTTGATGAGAAAGAAATTTTATATCCTTACGCAAACGAGGGCGAGATAGACTTTATGCTTGCCACCGCGCAGATAAGCTACGATGCCTTTAAAAGCGGCGTGAAAGAGGGCGGTGCGATCGTTGTTGAGCCAAATTTAGTAAAAGTGAGCGATGAAGATAAAAAGCGCTGGAAAATTTATGAAATTCCTATCATCTCTATCGCAAAAGACGAGGTCGGAAATGTCATCACTCAAAGTGTCGTCGCCCTTGGCGTGGCGGTGGCTATGAGTAAATGTATGGATGAAAATTTAGTGTGTGAAGAGATGTTAGCAAGCGTACCAGCTAAGGTCAAAGAAGCAAATGCTAAAGCTTACGAGCTAGGTCTAAAATACGCAAAAGAGCTTTTAAAATAA
- a CDS encoding TonB-dependent receptor, translating to MFESLQVQNGLAGSLYGAGAPTGYFSYSRKRPVSLQNIIWTDYSSRSNLGVGLDTSNKFEKVGYRGVFYYSGGEKNAKDSKFSRRLASLGLDFYLTENLTLETNFSHYEHKNSGMPGGFSMPLTNGVANFDVPSPVKDTKRELGQTFGGNYLKTQTASVKLKYAPTDNWYFEGGYQWQNALRNMYGPSNTFLNSDGKFNVKEDYTRSGASGKFQVHSWFAKANTSFETGSIVHNVGLATNGYRFKIYSGKTTGDKKDYGNSYLSNPVVFNDAHVNRGDGLYKSRYSDTKNVILVDDIALNDKFSTILSFSNSWFQSNVINKNTGKKTKTYDKNGQSYAVSFVYKPIENLNLYTTYADSISDEQSSYTFLNSHPRRGEMIVIEPIRSKQYEIGAKARLGELDLSAAIFEIKRPVAYLVGSGASAEYKIQGTQRNRGFELTTGGKLVDTLSMYGGFTLLDAKIKNAKDGVSEGKTVIGEPKFQANILFDYAVPSTNKLAFTTNFHYTGKRYIDNANAHSVNGYFTTDVGARYTTKAWLGKETTIRFDINNLFNKKYWAGMFPSDVDGAIAGRGTSLFLGQSRTFMLSAQVKF from the coding sequence ATGTTTGAGAGCCTTCAAGTGCAAAATGGACTTGCTGGCTCACTTTATGGTGCTGGTGCGCCTACAGGGTATTTTAGTTACTCTCGTAAGCGCCCAGTTTCACTTCAAAACATCATCTGGACTGATTACAGCTCAAGATCAAATTTAGGCGTAGGTCTTGATACTTCAAATAAATTTGAAAAAGTTGGATATAGAGGCGTCTTTTACTACTCAGGCGGTGAAAAGAATGCCAAAGATAGTAAATTTTCTCGTCGTTTAGCCTCACTAGGACTTGATTTTTATCTTACAGAGAATTTGACACTTGAGACAAACTTTAGCCATTACGAGCATAAAAATTCAGGTATGCCGGGTGGATTTAGTATGCCATTAACTAATGGAGTGGCGAATTTTGATGTACCAAGCCCTGTAAAAGATACTAAAAGGGAACTTGGTCAGACTTTTGGGGGTAATTATCTAAAAACTCAAACAGCTAGTGTAAAACTAAAATACGCTCCAACAGACAACTGGTATTTTGAAGGTGGCTATCAGTGGCAAAATGCTTTAAGAAATATGTATGGTCCTAGTAATACTTTTTTAAATAGTGACGGCAAGTTTAATGTAAAAGAAGATTATACTCGTAGCGGTGCTTCTGGTAAATTTCAAGTCCATAGTTGGTTTGCCAAAGCTAACACCAGTTTTGAAACAGGAAGCATAGTGCATAACGTAGGTTTAGCAACTAATGGATATAGATTTAAAATTTATTCAGGAAAAACTACTGGCGACAAAAAAGATTACGGTAATTCTTATTTAAGCAACCCAGTAGTGTTTAATGATGCTCATGTAAATAGAGGCGATGGTTTATATAAATCAAGATACTCTGATACTAAAAACGTAATATTGGTAGATGATATAGCTTTAAACGATAAATTTAGCACTATCTTATCTTTCTCAAATTCATGGTTTCAAAGCAATGTCATAAATAAAAATACTGGCAAAAAGACAAAAACTTATGATAAAAACGGACAAAGTTATGCGGTCAGTTTTGTTTATAAGCCTATTGAAAATTTAAATCTTTATACAACTTACGCAGACAGTATCTCAGATGAACAATCGTCATACACATTTCTAAACTCACATCCAAGACGAGGAGAAATGATCGTAATAGAACCTATCAGAAGTAAACAATATGAGATCGGTGCAAAAGCAAGACTAGGCGAGCTTGATCTATCAGCTGCGATCTTTGAGATCAAACGTCCAGTAGCATATCTAGTTGGTAGTGGAGCAAGTGCAGAGTATAAAATTCAAGGCACACAAAGAAACCGCGGCTTTGAGCTAACTACTGGTGGAAAGCTTGTTGATACTTTAAGTATGTATGGTGGCTTTACACTTCTTGATGCTAAGATAAAAAATGCTAAAGATGGCGTATCCGAAGGCAAAACAGTTATCGGTGAGCCAAAATTTCAAGCAAATATCTTGTTTGACTACGCAGTTCCTAGCACAAACAAACTTGCATTTACAACAAATTTTCACTACACAGGCAAACGCTACATCGACAATGCCAACGCTCATAGCGTAAATGGCTACTTCACAACAGATGTTGGAGCTAGATACACTACAAAAGCTTGGTTAGGCAAAGAGACAACTATAAGATTTGACATAAATAACCTCTTTAATAAAAAATACTGGGCAGGAATGTTCCCATCTGATGTAGATGGAGCGATTGCTGGACGCGGAACCTCGCTTTTCTTAGGACAAAGCAGAACCTTCATGCTTTCAGCTCAAGTTAAATTCTAA
- a CDS encoding lactate/malate family dehydrogenase yields MKISIVGAGNVGASIAYALCMREVCDEIALVDIFGDVARAKAIDLAQSSCVFDAKTIVCGGDDFMLIEGSDIVVVTAGSPRKEGQTREDLLLKNAVVVKQTAQNIAKFAPNAVIIVVTNPLDVMVWTAHKFSGFSKNKVIGMAGELDGARCRYELALLKDKDAKELKTKIIGAHNDEMIVSASNISENLNENELATLKKETSTGGAKIVKLLGTSAYYAPAAAVVKMCEAIMGKSDEILSASVLLDDELSCGRLVRLGREGLKEILELNINESEQEQLSKSEADIRKNIKFLKENLD; encoded by the coding sequence ATGAAAATAAGTATAGTTGGAGCTGGAAACGTCGGTGCGAGCATAGCTTATGCGCTTTGCATGAGAGAAGTTTGCGATGAGATCGCGCTTGTGGATATATTTGGTGACGTGGCACGTGCAAAGGCTATCGATCTAGCACAGTCAAGCTGCGTTTTTGATGCTAAAACTATCGTTTGCGGTGGTGATGACTTTATGCTAATAGAGGGCAGTGATATCGTAGTGGTAACTGCTGGAAGCCCAAGAAAAGAGGGTCAAACAAGAGAGGACTTGCTTCTTAAAAATGCCGTCGTTGTAAAACAAACAGCTCAAAATATCGCAAAATTTGCACCAAATGCGGTGATAATTGTCGTGACAAATCCGCTTGATGTGATGGTATGGACGGCTCATAAATTTAGTGGTTTTAGCAAAAATAAAGTGATCGGCATGGCTGGTGAGCTGGATGGTGCAAGATGCAGATATGAGCTAGCACTTCTAAAAGATAAAGATGCAAAAGAGCTAAAGACAAAGATAATTGGCGCTCACAACGACGAGATGATCGTATCTGCTAGTAATATCAGCGAAAATTTAAACGAAAATGAGTTAGCAACTCTTAAAAAAGAGACAAGTACAGGTGGCGCAAAGATCGTTAAGCTCCTTGGCACTTCAGCTTACTATGCACCAGCAGCTGCTGTTGTGAAGATGTGTGAAGCGATCATGGGCAAGAGTGATGAAATTTTAAGCGCTAGCGTGCTTCTTGATGATGAGCTAAGTTGCGGCAGGCTAGTAAGGCTTGGACGCGAGGGCTTAAAAGAAATTTTAGAGCTAAATATAAATGAAAGTGAGCAAGAGCAGCTAAGTAAAAGCGAAGCTGATATTAGAAAAAACATTAAATTTTTAAAAGAAAATTTAGATTAG
- the mltG gene encoding endolytic transglycosylase MltG — translation MIKNFMKKPYLDIFFDIVAIIFLSIFVYLARPINTSKVVFIPKGSVGEIISYLANRNFNLSVIDKYAILFIGSPQSGWIEIGQDKISRVDFLKKLAKSKAALTEITLIPGETTIVFLNQIAAQLGLDPIKLNSEYNALAPVSDGFLMPNTYKIPIGISERHLAFYLVNSSKKAQSEISNKIFGEYNEKKWFKILTIASIIQKEAANEAEMPLVASVIYNRLNKGMRLQMDGTLNYGIYSHDVITAERIRSDMSEFNTYLNDGIPPSPVCSVSISAIKAAINPAKSDYLYFVLDKKAKKHIFSKTLSEHNQNIAK, via the coding sequence ATGATAAAAAATTTTATGAAAAAGCCATATTTAGACATTTTTTTTGATATTGTAGCCATCATTTTCCTAAGTATTTTTGTCTATTTGGCACGCCCTATAAACACAAGCAAGGTCGTTTTTATACCAAAGGGAAGTGTGGGCGAGATTATATCTTATTTAGCTAATCGCAACTTTAACTTAAGCGTGATAGACAAATACGCCATACTTTTTATCGGCTCTCCACAATCTGGCTGGATAGAGATCGGCCAAGATAAAATTTCAAGGGTTGATTTTTTAAAAAAACTTGCAAAATCAAAAGCAGCTTTAACTGAGATAACGCTAATACCAGGCGAAACGACTATCGTTTTTTTAAACCAGATCGCCGCCCAGCTAGGACTTGATCCCATTAAGCTAAATAGCGAATATAACGCTCTTGCTCCAGTGAGTGATGGCTTTTTGATGCCAAATACATATAAAATTCCAATAGGCATCAGCGAAAGGCACCTTGCTTTTTATCTTGTAAATTCATCAAAAAAGGCTCAAAGCGAGATCAGCAATAAAATTTTTGGCGAATACAACGAGAAAAAATGGTTTAAAATTTTAACGATCGCTTCGATCATCCAAAAAGAAGCGGCAAATGAAGCTGAGATGCCACTAGTTGCTTCAGTTATATATAACCGCCTAAATAAAGGCATGAGGCTGCAAATGGACGGCACATTAAACTATGGAATTTATTCACACGATGTGATCACGGCTGAGCGCATAAGAAGCGATATGAGTGAGTTTAATACCTATCTAAACGACGGCATTCCGCCAAGTCCGGTCTGCTCGGTCTCGATAAGTGCGATCAAAGCGGCGATAAATCCAGCAAAGAGCGATTATTTATATTTTGTGCTTGATAAAAAGGCGAAAAAACATATTTTTTCAAAAACCTTAAGCGAGCACAACCAAAATATCGCAAAATAG
- a CDS encoding 2-oxoglutarate ferredoxin oxidoreductase subunit beta, with protein sequence MAFNYDKYLRTDKMPTLWCWGCGDGVILKALIRAIDTMGWDMNDVCVVSGIGCSGRFSGYLDCNTIHTTHGRAVAYATGVKMANPDKHVIVVTGDGDGLAIGGNHTIHGCRRNIGLNHILINNFIYALTNSQTSPTTPKGMWTVTAQYGNIDPSFDACMLATAAGASFVARGSVIEPEKLTKLFVEGFSHDGYSFFDVFSNCHINLGRKNKMGEAVKNLEWIKGRTTSKVKFDMLSDEEKKGIFPLGVLHKDEEKIEYTKAYDKVRKAAMSNEAINFEELA encoded by the coding sequence ATGGCTTTTAATTATGATAAATATTTACGAACAGATAAAATGCCTACTCTTTGGTGCTGGGGCTGTGGCGATGGTGTCATACTAAAGGCGCTCATCCGTGCTATCGACACCATGGGCTGGGACATGAACGACGTTTGCGTGGTCTCAGGCATAGGCTGCTCTGGCCGCTTTAGCGGATATCTTGACTGCAACACCATCCACACAACTCACGGCAGAGCCGTAGCTTACGCGACTGGCGTAAAGATGGCAAACCCAGACAAACACGTCATCGTAGTAACTGGCGACGGCGACGGACTAGCGATCGGAGGCAACCACACGATACACGGATGCCGCCGAAATATCGGACTAAATCACATCTTAATCAACAACTTCATCTACGCGCTAACCAACTCGCAAACCAGCCCAACCACGCCAAAAGGCATGTGGACGGTCACAGCGCAATACGGCAACATCGATCCTAGCTTTGATGCCTGTATGCTCGCAACTGCCGCAGGAGCTAGCTTTGTCGCACGTGGTAGCGTCATCGAGCCAGAGAAGCTTACAAAGCTCTTTGTAGAGGGCTTTAGCCACGATGGATACAGCTTTTTTGATGTATTTTCAAACTGCCATATAAATTTAGGCCGCAAGAACAAAATGGGCGAGGCGGTGAAAAATTTAGAGTGGATAAAGGGCCGCACAACGAGCAAGGTCAAATTTGACATGCTAAGTGATGAGGAGAAAAAGGGCATTTTCCCACTTGGCGTGCTGCATAAAGATGAAGAAAAGATCGAATACACCAAGGCTTACGACAAGGTAAGAAAGGCTGCTATGAGCAATGAAGCGATAAATTTTGAGGAGCTAGCATGA
- a CDS encoding class I SAM-dependent methyltransferase, translated as MQGLVDYQAILERVFSPTLQKVKGKDGGVNWDDYADMYNEMTGMETASTLNLLSNLPITKDDSVLDVGCGPARLSVPLAKLAKSVSALDPFAKMLEYAKKNAKEAGVKNINFIQKDWSDEQSIKDLPKHDIVLASRSVGLFDIKKLCKFAKKYVVMTSFLMDYPNLKTFWQDFLKGVKDENEAGLSDRRFGYNFIFNIAYDMGANPNLKIIDTIFVRDFASLEEAFSYFRFVGEITPEKEEIYKENVKSYLTKTKSGFKFKRETKSYLIWWDVREMKFE; from the coding sequence ATGCAAGGGCTGGTTGATTATCAAGCGATTTTAGAGAGAGTGTTTTCGCCTACTTTGCAAAAAGTAAAGGGCAAAGATGGTGGCGTAAACTGGGATGATTACGCAGATATGTATAACGAGATGACTGGCATGGAGACGGCTTCTACACTAAATTTGCTCTCAAATTTGCCTATCACAAAAGATGATAGCGTGCTTGACGTGGGATGTGGCCCAGCAAGGCTTAGCGTGCCACTTGCAAAGCTAGCAAAGAGCGTAAGCGCGCTAGATCCGTTTGCAAAAATGCTTGAATACGCTAAGAAAAATGCAAAAGAGGCTGGAGTAAAAAATATAAATTTCATCCAAAAAGACTGGAGCGATGAGCAAAGCATAAAAGACTTACCAAAACACGATATCGTGCTAGCATCACGCTCAGTTGGGCTTTTTGATATAAAAAAGCTTTGCAAATTTGCTAAAAAATATGTCGTGATGACCTCTTTTTTAATGGATTATCCAAACTTAAAAACGTTCTGGCAAGACTTCCTAAAAGGAGTAAAAGATGAAAATGAGGCAGGTCTAAGCGATAGGAGATTTGGCTATAACTTTATCTTTAATATCGCTTACGACATGGGAGCAAATCCAAATTTAAAGATAATCGACACCATTTTTGTGAGGGATTTTGCTAGCCTTGAAGAGGCGTTTTCTTATTTTAGATTTGTCGGTGAGATCACGCCTGAAAAAGAAGAAATTTACAAAGAAAATGTAAAAAGCTACCTCACAAAGACCAAAAGTGGCTTTAAATTTAAAAGAGAAACCAAGAGCTATCTTATCTGGTGGGACGTGCGGGAGATGAAATTTGAGTAG
- a CDS encoding 4Fe-4S dicluster domain-containing protein produces MIVKENVPVWVDESRCKACDVCVSYCPAGVLAMRLEPKAVLGKMIEVVYADSCIGCRDCELHCPDFAIYVAEKGFKFAKLTAESKERAAAVKANKFAKLGESA; encoded by the coding sequence ATGATAGTAAAAGAAAATGTACCTGTTTGGGTCGATGAGAGCAGGTGTAAGGCCTGTGATGTCTGCGTGAGCTACTGCCCAGCTGGTGTGCTAGCGATGAGGCTTGAGCCAAAAGCGGTGCTTGGTAAGATGATAGAGGTCGTCTATGCTGACTCATGTATAGGCTGTCGCGACTGCGAGCTTCACTGCCCTGATTTTGCCATTTATGTGGCTGAAAAAGGCTTTAAATTTGCAAAGCTAACCGCTGAGAGCAAAGAGCGAGCTGCGGCCGTAAAGGCAAATAAATTTGCAAAGCTTGGAGAGAGCGCATGA